The following coding sequences lie in one Deltaproteobacteria bacterium genomic window:
- a CDS encoding alpha/beta fold hydrolase, which produces MNHLYLHGFASGPSSRKAVAVREILQKHGIDLDVPDLNLPSFEHLTITAMVEEAERRLKPDSVVWGSSLGGYLATLLANRHPDKVKKLIVFAPAGEFPRAFPERGDSGKAAWARGGTVPVFHHARRQTLPLAGDLAADCERWPIRLRVPCPALVVAARHDDVIPLPTIESWAAEQPQATLHVVDDAHDMNQVIPQLLQLASDFLGLSR; this is translated from the coding sequence ATGAACCACCTGTACCTGCACGGCTTCGCCAGCGGGCCCAGCTCGCGAAAGGCGGTGGCTGTGCGCGAGATCCTGCAGAAGCACGGCATCGATCTCGACGTGCCTGATCTGAATCTGCCGAGCTTCGAGCACCTCACCATCACGGCGATGGTCGAGGAGGCCGAGCGTCGCTTGAAGCCGGACAGCGTCGTCTGGGGCTCGAGCCTCGGCGGCTACCTGGCCACGCTGCTCGCGAATCGCCACCCGGACAAGGTGAAGAAGCTCATCGTCTTCGCGCCGGCGGGGGAGTTCCCGCGCGCGTTCCCCGAGCGCGGCGACTCGGGCAAGGCCGCGTGGGCCCGCGGCGGCACCGTGCCCGTGTTCCACCACGCGCGCCGCCAGACGCTCCCGCTCGCGGGCGATCTCGCGGCGGATTGCGAGCGCTGGCCGATTCGACTGCGCGTGCCCTGTCCGGCGCTGGTGGTGGCCGCGCGGCACGACGACGTCATCCCGCTGCCGACCATCGAGAGCTGGGCCGCGGAGCAGCCCCAGGCCACGCTCCACGTCGTGGATGACGCCCACGACATGAACCAGGTCATCCCCCAGCTCTTGCAGCTGGCGTCGGACTTCCTGGGCCTGTCGCGCTGA